A single uncultured Acetobacterium sp. DNA region contains:
- a CDS encoding phage holin family protein encodes MTKLLMEYLSIIVTIYCLSLISYTIQIDSIPALLIMGLVLLGVNLLLKPILLLITLPLSLLTLGLFSFIVNAWTIMIADHFVANISMGGFLNSLLAAFIIVFFNHLFVGMNKNPAKY; translated from the coding sequence ATGACAAAACTGCTTATGGAATATCTATCAATCATTGTGACGATCTATTGTTTGTCACTCATCTCTTATACGATTCAGATCGACAGTATCCCAGCACTGCTGATCATGGGATTGGTTCTGTTGGGAGTCAATTTATTATTAAAGCCGATTCTGCTATTGATTACCCTACCGCTTAGCCTTCTCACCCTGGGTTTATTCAGTTTCATTGTGAATGCCTGGACGATTATGATTGCTGACCATTTTGTGGCCAATATCAGTATGGGTGGTTTTCTTAATTCACTACTTGCCGCTTTCATCATTGTTTTTTTCAATCATCTATTCGTGGGTATGAATAAGAATCCTGCTAAATATTAA
- a CDS encoding DUF2089 domain-containing protein: MKYKAPGKCPVCDEKLSITKLNCPKCATTIEGNFQPCEFCRLPDEDLEFIKVFIKCRGNIKDVEKELGISYPTVRGKLDTVIRGLGYEVLSKELIKEKEDKTAVRNEILDQLSNGEITSKEATERIKNL, from the coding sequence ATGAAATACAAAGCTCCGGGTAAATGCCCGGTCTGTGATGAAAAACTTTCCATCACTAAACTCAATTGTCCCAAGTGCGCAACTACCATAGAAGGAAACTTCCAACCATGCGAATTCTGTCGTCTGCCGGATGAAGATCTTGAATTTATCAAAGTATTCATCAAGTGTCGGGGAAATATCAAGGATGTTGAAAAAGAGTTGGGGATCTCTTACCCAACGGTTCGCGGTAAACTGGATACGGTCATCAGAGGTCTGGGCTATGAAGTACTATCAAAAGAACTAATTAAGGAAAAAGAAGATAAAACAGCGGTCAGAAATGAAATCCTGGATCAGCTGTCTAACGGTGAAATCACCTCAAAAGAAGCAACGGAACGAATAAAAAATTTATAA